The proteins below come from a single Eucalyptus grandis isolate ANBG69807.140 chromosome 3, ASM1654582v1, whole genome shotgun sequence genomic window:
- the LOC108958160 gene encoding uncharacterized protein LOC108958160, with amino-acid sequence MPLPGGITEGFAEDDADNFVPTKARSEFNLQLGKISQQAETLWVKVRRGDHVIKVWARIVPLKGSMLQRKFTFQAATDDRRGGEHAVEATTTRSMAWFSASVSSGIPLIFVNIQTEQIITSVNSLLLRFFELLRSVYDYSTFKLIYLLTLGIGFICISSMTTGSAADRAGLGRIHKEVNAAGHLLVVSRLEGKSQMPSNACSEGLIPCCEHGDIREVLTATTDAMDRIKIHIMGWPNQTQLIHSSNGRSGSPSS; translated from the exons ATGCCGCTGCCTGGGGGCATCACTGAAGGGTTTGCTGAGGATGACGCGGACAATTTCGTGCCAACCAAGGCCCGGTCCGAATTCAACTTGCAGCTCGGCAAAATTAGCCAGCAAGCTGAGACTCTGTGGGTGAAGGTGAGGAGGGGCGACCACGTGATTAAGGTCTGGGCGCGCATCGTGCCTCTTAAGGGCTCAATGCTCCAGAGGAAGTTCACATTCCAAGCAGCTACGGACGATAGACGTGGTG GCGAACACGCCGTCGAGGCCACTACAACCCGGTCCATGGCCTGGTTCTCTGCATCAGTGTCCTCAGGAATTCCTCTTATCTTTGTCAACATCCAAACCGAACAGATCATCACGTCAGTAAACTCTCTTCTGTTGAGATTCTTCGAGCTCTTGAGATCTGTTTATGATTATAGCACCTTCAAGTTGATATATCTTCTAACTCTTGGCATT GGTTTCATCTGCATCTCCTCCATGACCACAGGATCTGCAGCCGATCGCGCCGGGCTTGGACGCATCCATAAGGAGGTAAATGCAGCTGGGCACCTGCTTGTGGTCTCGAGATTAGAAGGCAAAAGCCAAATGCCTTCGAATGCATGCTCTGAAGGGCTAATACCCTGCTGTGAACACGGCGACATCAGAGAAGTCCTCACCGCAACCACTGACGCGATGGATAGGATCAAAATCCACATCATGGGGTGGCCAAACCAAACCCAGCTAATACATTCCAGCAATGGGCGCAGCGGCTCTCCTTCCTCCTAA